CTCACCCAGCTGCTCGTCTCCAAATAGAATGGCTGCTTCATGTTCATTTGGCGTAATGTAAGCAGCCTTCTCAACCACCACCTGGGGTACTGGACGGGCAGGTGCGGGATTCAGCATGAGCGGAACGTTATATTTCGCACATAGTTCACTGACATGAATGACCGTCTCCTCCGGAATTTCTTGTTGAATCAGAACGATATCCGATGCCTTGATGACATCTACTGCTCGGTCCACATACGCCGGTGTGACCCGGTCATTGGCCGCTTTGACAACAACAATACTGTTATCCCCTTCAGCCAAAACGATATGGGCTGTTCCCGTTTCCATACCTGTAACCGGTTCCACATTGTCTGTAATAACACCGTTCGACTTATAATTGCTCAGGAGCAATTGCCCGAAATGATCATCACCGACACACCCGATCATTGAAACCTCTGCGCCAAGTCTGGCAGCAGCGACTGCCTGATTGGCGCCTTTACCTCCGGGAACCGTCTTAAAACTCTCACCGAGCACCGTTTCTCCTGCTCCCGGACGTTTCGATGTAGTTACTACCAAATCCATCGCAGTGCTTCCTACTACCGTTATTTTAGCCATCATGATCCACCTTTCTCGTTGTCTGACGTTCTATAAATTTCACGGAATATTGTATACTGTTACGCTCTACATGATGTCCTTCAATCAATTGAATGAGCAAATCTGCTGCTTCCCGGCCCATTTCATAAGCGGGCTGATGAATCGTAGAAAGAGATGGAGCAAGCAGCTTGCTTAATGGAATATCGTCAAAACCGATGATCTGCACATCTTCCGGCACCCTTTTCCCCAACCGATGCGCTTCCTGCAGCACAGCGGATGCAACCATATCATTACTCGCTATAATGCCGTCGGTGT
Above is a window of Paenibacillus uliginis N3/975 DNA encoding:
- the rbsK gene encoding ribokinase gives rise to the protein MAKITVVGSTAMDLVVTTSKRPGAGETVLGESFKTVPGGKGANQAVAAARLGAEVSMIGCVGDDHFGQLLLSNYKSNGVITDNVEPVTGMETGTAHIVLAEGDNSIVVVKAANDRVTPAYVDRAVDVIKASDIVLIQQEIPEETVIHVSELCAKYNVPLMLNPAPARPVPQVVVEKAAYITPNEHEAAILFGDEQLGEVLRRYPNKLFVTEGKNGVRYFDGTQEVLVPGYKVEAVDTTGAGDTFNGAFAVALAEGMSLQNSLKFANRAASLSVMKFGAQGGMPTRSEVEGSL